In one window of Microbacterium natoriense DNA:
- the groES gene encoding co-chaperone GroES encodes MSVSIKPLEDRIVIKQVEAEQTTASGLVIPDTAKEKPQEGEVVAVGPGRIDDNGNRVPLDVAVGDRVLYSKYGGTEVKFGADEFLVLSARDVLAVVVR; translated from the coding sequence GTGTCGGTTTCCATCAAGCCGCTCGAGGACCGCATCGTCATCAAGCAGGTCGAGGCCGAGCAGACCACCGCGAGTGGCCTGGTCATCCCTGACACCGCCAAGGAGAAGCCCCAGGAGGGCGAGGTCGTGGCCGTGGGCCCCGGCCGCATCGATGACAATGGCAACCGCGTCCCGCTCGATGTCGCCGTGGGCGACCGTGTGCTCTACAGCAAGTACGGCGGCACCGAGGTGAAGTTCGGCGCAGACGAGTTCCTCGTCCTGTCGGCTCGCGACGTGCTGGCTGTCGTCGTCCGCTGA
- a CDS encoding class I SAM-dependent methyltransferase, producing MEMSELRALLTPDGLELLDALGPIESTGEVAKAVSRLRAAGHSPDLVSAVVGQAHLRAKATAKFGEFAQRMLFTRAGLEQATRLGVGARHAQRLRAAGITAVADLGCGIGGDALAFAGAGLEVLAVDADEVTAAIAAYNLAPFGSEVRHGTAEDAYAALGDVPLPRSDASDSAEAGAQDRGKRAAQSGARAIWMDPARRTSGHSETRRVSAEDYSPSLDWAFDVASQVPTGIKLGPAHDRDALPADCEAQWVSADGSVVELVVWTGVLARPGIRRSALVIRGDRSYELTSGADAEDAPVRELGAYLHEPDGAVIRARLIGDVARSLDAGMLDEHIAYLTSDAAFTSPFVQSFRVRETMPANPKAISDALKRHDIGTIEIKKRGMDVDPAAFRKKLTLKGAETATLILTRVGSRRLAILADRVPAAS from the coding sequence GTGGAGATGTCCGAGCTGCGCGCCCTGCTCACCCCCGACGGTCTGGAGCTGCTCGACGCCCTGGGCCCGATCGAGTCGACGGGCGAGGTCGCGAAAGCGGTGTCGCGGCTTCGCGCCGCCGGGCACTCGCCTGATCTGGTGTCGGCGGTCGTCGGTCAGGCGCATCTGCGCGCGAAGGCGACCGCGAAGTTCGGCGAGTTCGCCCAGCGGATGCTGTTCACCCGCGCGGGCCTCGAGCAGGCCACGAGACTCGGAGTCGGCGCCCGCCACGCCCAGCGACTCCGCGCGGCCGGCATCACGGCGGTGGCCGACCTCGGCTGCGGCATCGGAGGAGATGCGCTCGCGTTCGCGGGGGCCGGCCTCGAGGTGCTCGCCGTCGACGCCGACGAGGTCACCGCGGCCATCGCCGCCTACAACCTCGCCCCGTTCGGCTCGGAGGTGCGACACGGTACGGCCGAAGACGCGTACGCCGCGCTCGGAGATGTTCCCCTCCCTCGGTCGGATGCTTCGGATTCCGCCGAGGCAGGCGCACAAGACCGAGGGAAGCGCGCGGCGCAGAGCGGTGCTCGAGCGATCTGGATGGATCCGGCCCGCCGCACCTCGGGGCACAGCGAGACTCGGCGCGTCTCGGCCGAGGACTACTCCCCCTCGCTCGACTGGGCGTTCGACGTGGCCTCGCAGGTTCCGACCGGCATCAAACTCGGCCCCGCGCACGACCGCGATGCGCTCCCCGCCGACTGCGAAGCTCAGTGGGTGAGCGCCGATGGCAGCGTGGTCGAGCTCGTCGTCTGGACGGGCGTCCTCGCGCGCCCCGGCATCCGTCGCTCCGCCCTGGTCATCCGGGGCGACCGCTCGTACGAACTCACCTCTGGCGCCGACGCCGAAGACGCACCTGTGCGCGAGCTCGGCGCGTACCTGCACGAGCCCGACGGAGCCGTGATCCGCGCCCGCCTGATCGGCGACGTCGCCCGGAGCCTCGACGCGGGCATGCTCGACGAGCACATCGCCTATCTCACGTCGGATGCCGCGTTCACGAGCCCCTTCGTGCAGTCCTTCCGTGTACGCGAGACGATGCCGGCGAATCCCAAGGCGATCAGCGACGCGCTCAAGCGCCACGACATCGGCACGATCGAGATCAAGAAGCGCGGGATGGATGTCGATCCGGCGGCGTTCCGCAAGAAGCTCACCCTCAAGGGCGCCGAGACGGCGACGCTCATCCTCACGCGCGTGGGCTCCCGGAGGCTCGCGATCCTCGCCGATCGGGTGCCCGCCGCGTCGTAG
- the rarD gene encoding EamA family transporter RarD, with protein MTSEATSATRTTGALYAIAAYLLWGLLPLYFLLLTPTGPWELVAWRVVLSLVFCVVLLTVTRGWKALGAIIRRPQLLALTALAGVLIYVNWQVFVIGTLNGHVVETSLGYFINPITTVLLGVFVLRERIRVAQWVAIGIAAIAVVVIIVVYGSFPWIALSLTASFGVYGLIKKKIGPAVDAVSGLTLESFWLIPIAVVQLILVATTPEGITMGQNGAWHAVLLAFAGVATAVPLLLFAAGTRRIDLTLIGMIQFITPIMQFLLGVVVLGEAMPPARWAGFTLVWIAIAVFVVDMLLASRRGRRVERPELV; from the coding sequence GTGACCTCAGAAGCGACCAGCGCCACCCGGACCACGGGGGCACTGTACGCGATCGCCGCATACCTCCTCTGGGGTCTGCTGCCGCTGTACTTCCTGCTTCTGACACCGACCGGACCCTGGGAGCTCGTCGCATGGCGCGTCGTGCTCTCGCTGGTGTTCTGCGTGGTCCTGCTCACGGTCACCCGCGGGTGGAAGGCGCTCGGCGCGATCATCCGCCGGCCCCAGCTTCTCGCCCTCACCGCGCTCGCGGGCGTGCTGATCTACGTCAACTGGCAGGTCTTCGTGATCGGCACTCTCAACGGTCATGTCGTCGAGACGAGTCTCGGTTACTTCATCAACCCGATCACCACCGTGCTCCTCGGCGTGTTCGTGCTGCGTGAGCGCATACGGGTCGCACAGTGGGTCGCGATCGGCATCGCCGCTATAGCCGTCGTGGTGATCATCGTCGTCTACGGGTCGTTTCCGTGGATCGCCCTGTCGCTCACGGCGTCGTTCGGGGTGTACGGGTTGATCAAGAAGAAGATCGGACCAGCGGTGGATGCCGTCAGCGGGCTGACCCTCGAGTCCTTCTGGCTGATCCCGATCGCCGTCGTGCAGCTCATTCTCGTCGCCACCACGCCTGAGGGCATCACGATGGGGCAGAACGGCGCCTGGCACGCCGTGCTCCTCGCGTTCGCGGGCGTCGCCACCGCGGTTCCGCTGCTGCTGTTCGCGGCAGGCACCCGTCGGATCGATCTCACCCTGATCGGGATGATCCAGTTCATCACCCCGATCATGCAGTTCCTGCTCGGCGTCGTCGTGCTCGGCGAAGCCATGCCGCCCGCTCGCTGGGCCGGATTCACCCTCGTGTGGATCGCGATCGCCGTATTCGTGGTCGACATGCTCCTCGCCTCCCGCCGCGGACGCCGAGTGGAACGCCCCGAACTCGTCTGA